The following are encoded together in the Bacillus sp. V2I10 genome:
- a CDS encoding UDP-N-acetylglucosamine 1-carboxyvinyltransferase, whose product MEKLKIAGGYPLKGTVNISGAKNSAVALIPATILAQSPVTIEGLPDISDVHILKGLLEEIGGTAEFKDNEMYVNPAEMISMPLPSGKVKKLRASYYLMGAMLGRFKKAVIGLPGGCHLGPRPIDQHIKGFEALGAQVTNEQGAIYLRAEELKGARIYLDVVSVGATINIMLAAVLAKGQTIIENAAKEPEIIDVATLLSSMGARIKGAGTDVIRIDGVESLHGCRHSIIPDRIEAGTYMIIGAAMGQEVLIDNVIPLHLESLIAKFREMGIHVETNNDQIWIVGGQKELKAVDIKTLVYPGFPTDLQQPFTSLLTKSTGTSVVTDTIYSARFKHIDELRRMGAKIKVEGRSAIVSGPTKLQGAKVKASDLRAGAALVAAGLIAEGVTEVTGLEHIDRGYSQLEEKLTSLGATIWREKLTEQEIEQLQSS is encoded by the coding sequence CGGTTAATATAAGCGGTGCCAAAAACAGTGCGGTTGCGTTAATACCCGCTACCATCCTCGCGCAATCACCCGTGACGATTGAAGGTTTACCCGATATTTCGGATGTACATATTTTGAAAGGGCTTCTCGAAGAGATAGGAGGGACAGCTGAATTTAAGGATAACGAAATGTATGTGAATCCGGCAGAGATGATCTCCATGCCTCTTCCAAGCGGGAAGGTCAAAAAGCTGCGCGCTTCCTATTATTTAATGGGTGCAATGCTTGGACGTTTTAAAAAGGCAGTTATCGGTTTGCCTGGAGGATGCCACCTTGGCCCGCGTCCAATTGATCAGCATATTAAAGGTTTCGAAGCTTTAGGGGCACAGGTAACAAATGAACAAGGTGCTATCTATTTGCGCGCTGAGGAATTAAAAGGTGCACGAATCTATTTGGACGTTGTAAGTGTAGGTGCAACCATTAATATTATGCTTGCTGCTGTGCTTGCAAAAGGACAGACGATTATTGAGAATGCGGCGAAAGAGCCGGAGATTATTGATGTTGCTACGCTTTTATCCAGCATGGGTGCAAGAATAAAAGGCGCAGGTACAGATGTCATCCGCATTGATGGTGTTGAAAGTCTTCATGGCTGCAGACACTCGATTATTCCGGACAGAATTGAAGCTGGGACGTATATGATTATCGGGGCAGCAATGGGTCAGGAAGTGCTGATTGATAATGTGATTCCGCTTCACCTTGAATCTCTCATTGCAAAATTCAGAGAGATGGGTATCCACGTTGAAACAAATAATGATCAGATCTGGATTGTCGGCGGTCAGAAGGAACTAAAAGCGGTAGATATTAAAACGCTTGTTTATCCAGGTTTCCCGACAGATCTGCAGCAGCCTTTTACATCCTTGTTAACGAAGTCTACTGGGACAAGCGTTGTGACAGATACAATCTATTCTGCACGCTTTAAGCATATTGATGAATTGCGCCGGATGGGAGCAAAGATTAAGGTGGAAGGCAGATCAGCGATTGTGTCAGGACCAACAAAGCTTCAAGGCGCCAAAGTAAAAGCGAGCGATCTTCGCGCAGGAGCCGCATTGGTAGCAGCGGGTTTGATTGCAGAAGGAGTGACAGAGGTCACGGGTCTCGAGCACATTGACCGCGGCTACAGCCAGCTTGAAGAAAAGCTGACAAGCCTCGGGGCAACAATTTGGCGTGAAAAGCTGACAGAGCAGGAAATTGAGCAGCTGCAAAGCTCATAA
- the glpX gene encoding class II fructose-bisphosphatase, translated as MERSLSMELVRVTEAAALASARWMGRGKKDEADDAATSAMRDVFDTIPMKGTVVIGEGEMDEAPMLYIGEKLGTGYGPRVDVAVDPLEGTNIVASGGWNALAVIAIADHGNLLNAPDMYMDKIAVGPEAVGCIDINAPIIDNLKAVAKAKNKNIEDVVATILNRERHEHIIKELREAGARIKLINDGDVAGAINTAFDHTGVDILFGSGGAPEGVLAAVALKCLGGEIQGKLLPQNDEERERCEKMGLDVNKILRMEDLVKGEDAIFAATGVTDGELLKGVQFKASIGTTQSLVMRAKSGTVRFIDGTHSLSKKPNLVMK; from the coding sequence ATGGAGAGAAGTTTATCGATGGAACTAGTTCGCGTAACGGAGGCAGCAGCACTTGCTTCTGCACGCTGGATGGGAAGAGGCAAAAAAGATGAAGCTGATGATGCAGCAACATCCGCAATGAGAGACGTATTTGATACTATTCCGATGAAAGGCACAGTCGTAATCGGAGAAGGCGAGATGGACGAAGCGCCAATGCTCTACATCGGCGAAAAGCTTGGGACAGGCTATGGACCGCGTGTAGACGTTGCTGTTGATCCGCTTGAGGGTACAAATATCGTTGCATCAGGAGGCTGGAACGCACTTGCAGTCATTGCGATTGCAGACCACGGAAATCTTCTGAATGCACCGGATATGTACATGGATAAAATTGCGGTTGGACCTGAAGCAGTTGGCTGCATTGATATTAATGCTCCAATCATCGATAACTTAAAGGCTGTTGCAAAAGCGAAGAACAAAAACATAGAAGATGTCGTTGCAACGATCTTAAACCGTGAAAGACACGAGCATATCATTAAAGAGCTTCGCGAGGCGGGCGCCCGCATTAAGCTGATCAATGATGGAGACGTTGCTGGTGCGATTAATACAGCATTTGATCATACGGGTGTAGATATCCTGTTTGGATCAGGCGGCGCGCCTGAGGGCGTTCTGGCAGCAGTGGCGCTAAAATGTCTTGGGGGAGAAATCCAAGGCAAACTGCTTCCGCAAAATGATGAAGAACGCGAAAGATGCGAAAAGATGGGCCTAGACGTTAACAAGATACTTCGCATGGAAGACTTGGTGAAAGGCGAAGACGCCATTTTTGCAGCAACAGGCGTAACTGACGGGGAACTCCTTAAAGGAGTTCAGTTCAAAGCTTCTATCGGAACAACTCAATCACTGGTTATGCGTGCAAAATCAGGAACCGTTCGGTTCATTGACGGCACACACAGCTTAAGCAAAAAACCGAATCTAGTAATGAAATAA
- the rho gene encoding transcription termination factor Rho, with translation MSEVSISNLEHMKLKELYELARHYKISYYSKLTKKELIFAILKANAEQEDLLFMEGVLEIIQSEGFGFLRPINYSPSSEDIYISASQIRRFDLRNGDKVSGKVRPPKENERYYGLLHVEAVNGDDPESAKERVHFPALTPLYPNRQIILETKPNDLSTRIMDVIAPVGFGQRGLIVAPPKAGKTMLLKEIANSVTTNHPEAELIVLLIDERPEEVTDIERSVAGDVVSSTFDEVPENHIKVAELVLERAMRLVEHKKDVIILMDSITRLARAYNLVIPPSGRTLSGGIDPAAFHRPKRFFGAARNIEEGGSLTILATALVDTGSRMDDVIYEEFKGTGNMELHLDRSLAEKRIFPAIDIRRSGTRKEELLIPRDHLEKLWAIRKSMSDSPDFAEKFLKKLRNSKSNEEFFSILDAEWKAAGVSGKRL, from the coding sequence ATGAGCGAGGTTTCAATTTCCAATCTCGAACATATGAAATTAAAAGAGTTATATGAACTTGCGCGTCATTATAAAATTTCATATTACAGTAAACTGACAAAAAAAGAATTGATCTTTGCCATTTTAAAAGCAAACGCTGAGCAAGAGGACTTATTGTTCATGGAAGGCGTTCTTGAAATTATTCAATCAGAGGGATTTGGGTTCTTAAGACCTATCAATTATTCCCCGAGTTCTGAAGATATCTATATTTCAGCTTCGCAAATCCGCCGTTTTGATTTAAGAAATGGGGACAAGGTTTCCGGTAAAGTGCGTCCGCCGAAGGAAAACGAACGCTATTACGGATTGCTTCACGTAGAGGCAGTAAATGGGGACGACCCTGAATCTGCAAAAGAGCGTGTTCATTTCCCGGCTTTGACACCGCTGTATCCGAACAGACAAATTATTCTTGAAACAAAGCCAAATGACCTTTCGACACGCATCATGGACGTGATTGCTCCCGTTGGATTTGGACAGCGCGGACTAATCGTTGCACCTCCTAAAGCTGGTAAAACGATGCTATTAAAAGAAATCGCTAACAGTGTGACAACGAATCATCCTGAAGCTGAACTGATCGTTCTTCTGATCGATGAGCGTCCTGAGGAAGTAACGGATATAGAACGTTCTGTAGCAGGCGATGTCGTGAGCTCAACATTTGATGAAGTTCCTGAGAACCATATCAAAGTCGCAGAACTTGTACTTGAACGTGCAATGCGCCTTGTCGAGCATAAGAAAGACGTTATCATTCTTATGGACAGCATCACTCGTCTTGCGCGTGCTTATAACCTTGTTATTCCGCCAAGCGGACGTACGCTGTCAGGCGGTATCGATCCTGCTGCATTTCACCGTCCGAAGCGATTTTTCGGAGCGGCAAGAAACATTGAAGAAGGCGGCAGCCTGACAATTCTTGCAACAGCTCTAGTAGATACAGGCTCACGCATGGATGATGTGATCTATGAGGAGTTTAAAGGAACGGGCAACATGGAACTTCACCTTGATCGTTCTCTTGCTGAAAAACGCATCTTCCCGGCAATCGATATCCGCCGTTCTGGAACGCGTAAAGAAGAATTGCTTATTCCTAGAGATCATCTTGAAAAGCTTTGGGCGATCCGCAAATCAATGTCAGATTCACCTGACTTTGCTGAAAAATTCCTTAAAAAATTGCGTAATTCAAAATCCAATGAAGAATTCTTCAGCATTTTAGATGCTGAATGGAAAGCGGCAGGTGTCTCGGGAAAACGATTGTAA
- the rpmE gene encoding 50S ribosomal protein L31 codes for MKAAIHPNYKKVMVKCACGNEFETGSVKDEVRIEVCSECHPFYTGRQKFASADGRVDRFNKKYGLK; via the coding sequence ATGAAAGCAGCTATCCATCCTAACTACAAAAAAGTTATGGTTAAATGTGCTTGTGGAAATGAATTTGAAACTGGTTCTGTAAAAGACGAGGTGCGCATCGAGGTTTGCTCTGAGTGCCATCCATTCTACACAGGACGTCAAAAATTCGCTTCTGCTGACGGTCGTGTTGATCGCTTCAACAAAAAATACGGTCTTAAATAA
- a CDS encoding thymidine kinase: MYVMKQSGWLEVICGSMFSGKSEELIRRVRRAQFAKQQVKVFKPAIDNRYSDEEVVSHNGTAMISHAVASSSDLFKYITPETDVIAVDEVQFFDEDIVDVVTTLANQGYRVIAAGLDQDFRGEPFSTVPALMAVAELVTKLQAVCSVCGSPASRTQRLINGKPASYNDPIILVGASESYEPRCRHHHEVPEKPAKAFRSEETQNL; encoded by the coding sequence ATGTATGTTATGAAACAAAGCGGGTGGCTTGAGGTCATCTGCGGAAGCATGTTCTCGGGGAAATCTGAAGAGCTGATCAGGAGAGTCCGCCGGGCGCAATTTGCCAAACAGCAAGTGAAGGTGTTTAAGCCTGCCATCGATAATCGCTACAGTGATGAAGAGGTTGTTTCACATAATGGGACTGCGATGATCAGTCATGCCGTTGCCTCTTCAAGTGACCTATTTAAATATATTACACCCGAAACAGACGTGATCGCTGTTGATGAGGTTCAATTTTTTGATGAAGACATCGTGGATGTCGTCACAACGCTTGCCAATCAAGGATACCGTGTGATTGCTGCAGGACTTGATCAAGATTTCAGAGGAGAGCCATTCAGCACGGTTCCAGCACTAATGGCTGTCGCTGAGCTTGTAACAAAGCTTCAGGCTGTCTGCTCTGTTTGCGGATCTCCTGCAAGCCGCACTCAAAGACTGATTAATGGCAAACCGGCATCGTACAATGATCCAATCATTCTTGTTGGTGCATCTGAATCGTACGAGCCAAGATGCCGCCATCATCATGAAGTACCCGAAAAACCTGCTAAAGCATTTCGAAGTGAGGAAACTCAGAACTTATAA
- a CDS encoding MerR family transcriptional regulator, whose product MNTSQVAKLLGVSPKTVQRWVKQLNLQMERNELGHYLFTDEDINTLRDIKDQLNQGILFHEVKVTEKKPPRIGIVKTEAAESGTDFDELLQKIAELGQKVNSKADSVVSYQLLQHRREIEELNERITELEAKIESFEKQKDKHPIEHALVFDHIKTPKKQKRRNFISSIFSF is encoded by the coding sequence ATGAATACAAGCCAGGTCGCGAAGTTATTGGGTGTGTCGCCGAAAACCGTACAGCGCTGGGTAAAGCAGCTGAATTTGCAGATGGAACGGAATGAGCTAGGCCATTATTTGTTTACAGATGAAGATATTAATACCTTAAGAGATATTAAAGACCAATTAAATCAGGGTATCCTTTTTCATGAAGTGAAGGTTACGGAAAAGAAACCTCCAAGAATAGGGATAGTGAAAACAGAAGCAGCTGAATCCGGCACTGATTTTGATGAACTATTGCAAAAGATTGCTGAGCTTGGTCAAAAAGTAAACAGCAAAGCAGACAGTGTTGTCTCTTACCAGCTTTTGCAGCATCGCAGGGAAATTGAGGAATTAAATGAACGAATTACTGAACTCGAAGCTAAGATTGAAAGTTTCGAAAAACAAAAAGACAAGCATCCTATCGAGCATGCTCTTGTTTTTGATCATATCAAAACACCTAAAAAACAAAAGCGCAGAAATTTTATCAGCTCCATCTTCAGTTTCTAG
- a CDS encoding VOC family protein yields MKIRKVHHVAVICTDYALSKDFYVNKLGFEIIHKFYRAERDSYKLDLAVGDHTQIELFSFPSPPERPSRSEAAGLRHLAFSIENIHETVSHLNELGIETEPIRVDPFTKRLFTFFQDPDGLPLELYEDPVETVSHNS; encoded by the coding sequence ATGAAAATAAGAAAAGTGCATCATGTTGCCGTTATTTGTACCGATTATGCCTTGTCGAAGGACTTTTATGTCAATAAGCTCGGATTTGAAATTATCCATAAATTTTACCGTGCTGAAAGGGATTCTTATAAATTGGATCTGGCTGTTGGAGATCATACTCAAATTGAGCTGTTCTCTTTCCCATCGCCCCCGGAGCGTCCTTCACGTTCAGAAGCAGCTGGCCTTAGACATCTGGCTTTTTCTATTGAAAATATTCATGAGACAGTGAGTCATTTGAATGAACTGGGAATCGAAACAGAGCCGATCCGGGTCGATCCCTTCACAAAGAGGCTCTTCACCTTTTTCCAGGATCCAGATGGATTGCCGCTGGAATTATATGAGGATCCCGTCGAAACAGTAAGTCACAATTCGTAA
- the prfA gene encoding peptide chain release factor 1, with product MLDRLQSVEDRYEKLNGLLMDPDIINDSKKLREYSKEQSDLQETVEVYREYKSVKEQIDDAKMMLDDKLDADMREMVKEELSELQAQEKGLSERLKILLVPKDPNDDKNVIMEIRGAAGGDEAALFAGDLYRMYSRFAEAQGWKTEVMEANSTGVGGYKEIIFMINGRGAFSKLKYENGAHRVQRVPETESGGRIHTSTATVACLPEAEEVEIEIHEKDIRVDTFTSSGPGGQSVNTTMSAVRLTHLPTGTVVSCQDEKSQIKNKEKAMKVLRARVYDKFQREAQAEYDQTRKLAVGTGDRSERIRTYNFPQNRVTDHRIGLTIQKLDQILQGKLDEFVDALIVEDQSSRLDQADQ from the coding sequence GTGTTAGATCGCTTACAATCCGTAGAAGACCGCTACGAAAAATTAAATGGGCTGCTGATGGATCCTGATATTATCAACGATTCTAAGAAGCTTCGTGAATATTCAAAAGAACAATCTGACCTGCAGGAAACTGTTGAAGTATACCGTGAATATAAATCTGTGAAAGAACAGATCGATGACGCAAAAATGATGCTTGATGACAAGCTTGACGCAGATATGCGCGAAATGGTGAAAGAAGAGCTTTCTGAGCTTCAGGCACAGGAAAAAGGGCTCTCTGAACGTTTGAAAATCCTTCTTGTTCCAAAAGACCCGAACGATGACAAAAACGTAATCATGGAGATTCGCGGTGCAGCAGGCGGAGACGAGGCAGCCTTATTTGCGGGCGATCTTTACCGCATGTACAGCCGTTTTGCTGAAGCACAAGGCTGGAAAACAGAAGTGATGGAAGCAAACTCAACAGGAGTCGGCGGCTACAAAGAGATCATTTTCATGATAAACGGAAGAGGCGCATTCTCGAAGCTGAAATACGAGAATGGGGCACACCGTGTACAGCGCGTTCCTGAAACAGAATCAGGCGGAAGAATCCATACTTCAACAGCTACCGTTGCATGTTTGCCGGAAGCAGAAGAAGTAGAGATTGAGATCCATGAAAAAGACATTCGTGTAGATACATTCACATCAAGCGGACCGGGCGGACAAAGTGTAAACACGACAATGTCAGCTGTTCGCTTAACGCATCTTCCAACAGGAACGGTCGTTTCATGTCAGGATGAAAAATCCCAGATCAAGAACAAAGAAAAAGCAATGAAAGTATTGCGCGCACGCGTTTATGATAAATTTCAGCGAGAAGCACAGGCTGAATACGACCAAACCCGCAAGCTTGCTGTCGGTACAGGTGACCGATCAGAACGGATCCGCACGTATAACTTCCCGCAAAACCGTGTAACAGACCACCGCATTGGCCTGACGATCCAAAAGCTTGACCAGATTCTGCAAGGGAAACTTGATGAGTTTGTCGATGCTCTTATCGTTGAAGATCAATCGAGCAGACTTGATCAGGCAGACCAGTAA
- the prmC gene encoding peptide chain release factor N(5)-glutamine methyltransferase: MKIYEALKWASSFLAEAERDHNAGELLLRHHLNMSRAEMLANLRTDLPDGVWESFKTDVNRHAEGIPVQHMIGSEEFYGRSFMVNKEVLIPRPETEELVEGILLKAKNLFNGYSSVEAADIGTGSGAIAISLALENPMFKLCAVDIAPESLEVAQLNAKNLGAEVQFLHGDLLSPILNSGKKLDVVVSNPPYIPDADILELSPVVKDHEPLRALAGGVDGLDFYRRLAAEIPLVISDRALIAFEVGAGQGEDVKALLLDKLPHAEAEIKYDINGKDRMVFAVVNGTSQ, from the coding sequence ATTAAGATATACGAAGCCCTGAAGTGGGCTTCTTCTTTTTTGGCAGAAGCAGAACGGGACCACAATGCGGGAGAGCTCCTTTTGCGCCATCACCTGAATATGAGCCGTGCAGAGATGCTGGCTAACCTTAGAACCGATCTTCCTGACGGAGTCTGGGAAAGCTTTAAAACAGATGTAAACCGTCATGCTGAAGGAATACCAGTTCAGCATATGATCGGATCAGAAGAATTTTACGGCCGTTCGTTTATGGTCAACAAAGAAGTCCTTATACCGCGCCCGGAAACCGAGGAGCTTGTAGAAGGAATCTTATTAAAAGCAAAAAACTTGTTTAACGGATATTCTTCAGTAGAAGCAGCAGATATCGGGACGGGCAGCGGTGCCATTGCCATTTCCCTTGCTTTAGAAAATCCGATGTTCAAGTTGTGTGCGGTCGACATTGCACCCGAATCACTTGAAGTCGCTCAGCTGAATGCAAAAAATCTTGGAGCAGAAGTCCAGTTTTTACACGGAGATCTGTTATCCCCGATATTAAATAGCGGCAAGAAGCTTGATGTCGTCGTGTCTAATCCGCCTTACATCCCGGATGCTGACATTTTGGAGCTTTCTCCAGTTGTGAAGGACCATGAACCGCTTCGCGCACTGGCAGGCGGTGTGGACGGACTCGATTTTTACCGCAGACTCGCCGCAGAAATTCCGCTCGTCATCAGCGATCGCGCCCTGATCGCATTTGAAGTTGGAGCCGGACAAGGCGAAGATGTAAAAGCTCTGCTGCTGGACAAGCTGCCGCATGCAGAAGCAGAAATAAAATACGATATAAATGGCAAAGATCGCATGGTATTTGCTGTAGTGAACGGAACGTCTCAATGA
- a CDS encoding nuclease-related domain-containing protein, with amino-acid sequence MIKKERQIPIKLRKLEALLRRLPSNHLKRSKIEEEYAKIRAGYRGEKSIDYYLNSLDEKRFFIFHDIRLQHCNNEYFQIDILLLTSNYLVILEIKNMNGTLCFDQKFHQLIRALNGKEEAFPDPITQVKRQKKHLHQWLISNHFPSLPIYPLIVISNPVTLIKSIPAYSDEVTRKVIHASQLHSKVEQINQRVKDDVLSTREINKLSRLLLKLHSPHNPDILSHFQLQEKDLLRGIQCPNCNNLEMLRVNGSWTCSSCKTSNKNAHVAALDDYCLLISATITNQELRKFLKITSVSSAAYLLKQLKVETTGSYRHRKYHLIPSNTTKTPHH; translated from the coding sequence TTGATTAAAAAGGAACGGCAGATACCAATTAAATTAAGAAAACTAGAGGCACTTCTTAGAAGATTACCTTCAAACCACCTAAAGAGAAGTAAAATTGAGGAGGAATATGCTAAAATTCGAGCAGGATATAGAGGCGAAAAGTCAATTGACTACTATCTAAATTCATTGGATGAAAAGAGATTTTTTATTTTTCATGATATTAGACTCCAACATTGTAATAATGAGTATTTTCAAATAGATATTTTATTACTGACAAGCAACTATCTTGTCATTCTTGAAATAAAAAATATGAATGGAACATTGTGCTTTGATCAAAAATTTCACCAACTGATCAGGGCTTTGAATGGTAAAGAAGAAGCATTTCCGGATCCTATAACACAAGTAAAACGGCAGAAAAAGCATTTGCATCAATGGTTAATTTCTAATCATTTCCCCTCGCTCCCTATCTATCCACTAATTGTTATCAGTAATCCTGTAACCCTCATTAAATCGATTCCAGCATATTCAGACGAAGTAACAAGAAAAGTGATACATGCTTCACAGCTTCACTCAAAAGTTGAACAAATCAATCAACGTGTAAAAGATGATGTGCTAAGTACCAGAGAGATAAATAAACTTTCCCGATTGCTATTAAAACTTCATTCGCCTCATAATCCAGATATACTGTCTCACTTTCAATTACAGGAAAAAGATCTCCTAAGAGGGATTCAATGCCCGAATTGTAATAACCTTGAGATGCTACGAGTAAACGGTTCCTGGACCTGTTCAAGTTGCAAAACCTCGAATAAGAATGCCCATGTGGCAGCATTAGATGATTATTGTCTTCTAATTTCCGCTACCATCACCAATCAAGAATTACGCAAATTTCTAAAAATCACGTCTGTTTCCTCTGCTGCATATCTGCTGAAACAGTTAAAGGTCGAAACCACAGGCTCCTACCGCCACCGCAAATACCATCTCATCCCTTCAAACACAACAAAAACGCCTCATCATTGA
- the spoIIR gene encoding stage II sporulation protein R encodes MKKQHIAFIYILLLLLGAIMNVYKEPLSAGAEQQGSEPVVIPEEAIRLRILANSDSDEDQALKRKIRDEVNKEITVWVEKLTSIEAARELIQSRLPEIEKIVQSVLVKENKEQEFSVDFDNVSFPTKMYGSYIYPAGDYEAILITLGEGKGANWWCVLFPPLCFLDFSNGQAVQAAEIEEEDKSAEAEKTSEELSALIVDEEEEKEEVEVKFFLVEWFSNLFS; translated from the coding sequence ATGAAGAAACAGCATATCGCATTTATCTATATTTTATTATTATTACTTGGTGCAATAATGAACGTATATAAAGAACCGCTTTCGGCTGGTGCCGAGCAGCAGGGATCGGAACCGGTTGTGATTCCGGAAGAGGCGATTCGTCTCCGCATTTTGGCCAACAGCGATTCTGATGAGGATCAGGCTTTAAAGCGCAAAATTCGCGACGAAGTTAATAAAGAGATTACGGTGTGGGTGGAGAAGCTCACTTCGATAGAGGCGGCACGTGAACTAATTCAGTCAAGACTTCCTGAGATTGAGAAAATTGTTCAGTCTGTTTTAGTGAAAGAGAACAAGGAGCAGGAATTCAGCGTTGATTTTGATAATGTCAGTTTTCCGACAAAGATGTATGGCAGCTATATTTACCCGGCAGGTGACTATGAGGCAATTCTGATCACGCTCGGCGAAGGGAAAGGCGCCAACTGGTGGTGCGTGCTGTTTCCGCCGCTTTGCTTCCTTGATTTTTCTAACGGACAGGCTGTCCAGGCAGCGGAGATCGAAGAAGAGGACAAAAGTGCAGAGGCTGAAAAAACGTCCGAAGAGCTTAGTGCTCTAATTGTAGATGAAGAAGAAGAAAAAGAAGAAGTAGAAGTCAAATTCTTTCTGGTTGAATGGTTTTCGAACTTATTCTCATGA
- a CDS encoding L-threonylcarbamoyladenylate synthase translates to METKVWIVDNLKDLSLSYPQIAQAAAKLRENEVVAFPTETVYGLGANAKSDLAVGKIYEAKGRPSDNPLIVHIATKEQLHEIAAEVPVYVEKLIDVLWPGPITFVLPKKPGLSDRVTAGLDTVAVRMPDHPLALAIIKETDLPIAAPSANLSGKPSPTRAAHVYDDLNGRIAGIMDGGATGVGVESTVLDCTQQIPVILRPGGVTQEQLESLIGKVEMDQALIEEGHTPKSPGMKYTHYAPKAPLTIVEGSLSFFQKTIDAARREGKKVGVLATKEKAEIYQADTVLVCGSREDMQTVAAGLYDVLREFDAAEVDCIYSESFSNKGVGQAVMNRLLKAAGQQIVKE, encoded by the coding sequence ATGGAAACAAAAGTTTGGATTGTGGATAATTTAAAGGATTTATCCTTAAGTTATCCACAAATTGCACAGGCGGCAGCCAAATTAAGAGAGAATGAGGTTGTGGCTTTCCCAACAGAGACCGTATATGGCCTTGGCGCTAACGCTAAATCGGATCTCGCTGTGGGTAAGATTTATGAAGCAAAAGGAAGGCCGAGCGATAATCCACTGATTGTCCACATTGCGACAAAAGAACAGCTGCATGAAATTGCAGCTGAAGTGCCTGTTTATGTGGAAAAGTTAATCGATGTTTTGTGGCCGGGCCCGATTACATTTGTCTTGCCGAAGAAACCCGGGCTGTCTGATCGCGTAACAGCAGGACTTGATACGGTAGCAGTAAGAATGCCTGATCATCCGTTGGCACTTGCCATTATCAAAGAAACAGACCTGCCGATTGCTGCACCAAGTGCGAATCTTTCTGGAAAGCCAAGCCCTACACGCGCTGCTCATGTATACGATGATTTAAACGGCAGAATTGCCGGCATTATGGACGGAGGCGCAACTGGTGTAGGTGTGGAATCTACTGTCTTAGACTGCACTCAGCAGATTCCGGTCATTTTAAGACCGGGCGGAGTGACGCAGGAACAGCTTGAAAGCCTAATTGGAAAAGTTGAAATGGATCAGGCATTAATAGAGGAAGGGCATACTCCAAAGTCGCCTGGAATGAAATATACCCACTATGCACCGAAAGCACCATTAACGATTGTTGAAGGCTCTTTATCTTTTTTTCAAAAAACAATTGATGCCGCAAGAAGAGAAGGGAAAAAAGTAGGTGTGCTTGCAACAAAAGAAAAAGCAGAAATCTATCAGGCCGACACTGTTTTAGTTTGCGGAAGCAGAGAGGACATGCAGACAGTTGCAGCCGGACTCTACGATGTGCTGCGTGAATTCGACGCGGCGGAAGTAGATTGTATTTACAGTGAAAGTTTTTCAAATAAAGGTGTCGGGCAAGCTGTGATGAACCGTTTACTGAAGGCTGCAGGACAGCAGATTGTGAAGGAATAA
- a CDS encoding manganese efflux pump MntP family protein: protein MNIEALIGELITLFMMAFALGMDAFSVGLGMGLIKLRLRQIFYIGLTIGLFHLWMPLAGMWIGKVLSSTFGNIATIAGGALLILLGVQMIFASLKKDNEPMITPVGFGLLFFALSVSLDSFSVGLSLGIYGARTFLTIVMFGIVSMVLTWIGLLIGRRVQHWLGTYGEALGGSILLGFGLKLIFPI from the coding sequence ATGAATATAGAGGCATTAATTGGGGAACTCATTACCTTATTTATGATGGCATTTGCACTTGGAATGGATGCTTTTTCAGTCGGACTTGGGATGGGGCTGATCAAACTCCGGTTAAGGCAGATCTTTTATATTGGGCTGACGATCGGTCTGTTTCATTTGTGGATGCCGCTTGCGGGGATGTGGATCGGAAAAGTGCTCTCCAGTACGTTTGGGAATATTGCCACGATTGCAGGCGGTGCACTGCTGATCCTTCTCGGAGTGCAGATGATTTTCGCTTCATTAAAAAAAGATAATGAACCTATGATTACGCCGGTAGGCTTTGGTCTCCTTTTTTTTGCGCTCAGCGTAAGCCTGGACAGCTTTTCAGTCGGTTTAAGTCTTGGAATTTACGGTGCAAGAACGTTCCTGACAATCGTAATGTTCGGCATTGTCAGCATGGTGCTCACATGGATTGGCCTTCTGATTGGAAGAAGAGTTCAACACTGGCTGGGTACATACGGTGAAGCTCTCGGCGGAAGCATTCTATTAGGTTTTGGCCTGAAGCTGATTTTTCCAATATAG